Within Massilia endophytica, the genomic segment TGCGCCAGAGCCCCGACCACAGCGTGGACGACTTCTTCAAGCAGTCCGGCGAGCTGAAAAAGAAAGTGGACGCCGACCGCAGCCGCGCCCCCCGCGACGGCGAAGACGAAGACGACGAGGAGTGACGGCAGAGGGGACAGACCCTGTCCAGGGTCCGTCCCCTCTGCCGCTAGCCCGAATAGGGCGCGCCCTTCAGCTCCACGGTATTTCCTTCGGGATCGTTGATGTAGATCGACGGCCCCTCCCCTTCCGCTCCATAGCGCGATTCGGAGGCGCCGTTCGCCACGTCGAAACGGTCCAGGTGGGCGCGGATGGCCGCTTCATCGAAAGGCTCTACGCGGAAGCAGAAATGGTCCACGTTGCGCCCCTCCCTGCCCGGCGGCGCGCCGCCCATGCGGCCCAGCTTCTGGTCCACCGGCACAAGGTCCACCAGCGAACCGCCCGCGCGCAGCTGCACGAGGCCGATCTCATCCTGGCGGCGCTCGATGCTGCAGCCCAGCACTTCGGTGTAGAAGCGGATCATGCGGTCCAGGTCCACCACGCGCAGCACGATATGGTCGATCTCGCGAATACGTATCATCATTGTTCCTTTCAGAAGGCAGGCGCGGGATTCTCGCCGGACTCCAGTTCATATTTTCCCTTGCGGTACACGAAGCGCACGCTCTGCTCGATTTTCTCCGCAGGCTGCGGCGCTCCCCTGAGCGATTCGCTGCGCGCGCCCTTGAAATCGATGGCGAAATCGCCCGGTTCCCTATCCGATGGTTCGACACGCCACATGCCGCGCACGGAAATGCAGCGCCGTTCGGCGGCAAGGCGTTTCTCGTCTTCGTCCACGTAGTCGCTGGCGCGCAGTCCCGGCAGGACGCTCCACAGGCGCTCGGGGCAGCCGTGCAGGGCGCCGAGATTGTCGGCCTTGAGGGTCTGCTCAAGGACCGGTTTCGTGTTCACGCCTTTGCTGTTGAATTCATACAGCGTGATCCAGTCGTTGCAATAGCCCTGCCAGCAGCTGCCGTACTCCACCAGCACTGCCGGACGGCCGCGCGCCAGCTCCACGTGGGTCAGCTGGGCCTCGGCAAACAGGCCGTGCAGCGCAAAGGGCTCCTGGCGTGCAACCAGCTTCCACCCTGAGGACGAAGTATCGAAGATGTAGGCGGCAACGCCGAGCGGCGTGACGTGCGCCGCTTCCGCAGTGCCGTCATCGGATGCCGGAAGCAGCTTGGCGATCAGGCTCACCCGCTTCGGCCCCAGGCGCGTGACGAACTGCGGCTGCACGATGACCTTGCGCGTTTTCGCCTTGCGTGGCGCGCCGCCATCCCAGGCGCGCGACATCTTGTTCAGGGTGATGGACTGCAGGCGGCCTTCGGTATCGTCCGCCCACTTCGGGAAAGCGAGCACCATGAGGTCTTCCGCGGCGGGCAGCTCGTCTTCTTCCTGCCGGGCCTGGGCGGCGAAGCAGATAGTAAGGGTGGACAGCAGAACGATCAGGTAGCGCATGATGGGTCCTGTATCAGATACGGCCACGGCGGAACTCGGCGAGGAAGCGCTCGCACTGCTGCGGCGAAAGCACGACGACCGGATCGCCGTGATAGACGTAGAGGTAGGG encodes:
- a CDS encoding VOC family protein codes for the protein MIRIREIDHIVLRVVDLDRMIRFYTEVLGCSIERRQDEIGLVQLRAGGSLVDLVPVDQKLGRMGGAPPGREGRNVDHFCFRVEPFDEAAIRAHLDRFDVANGASESRYGAEGEGPSIYINDPEGNTVELKGAPYSG